The Equus quagga isolate Etosha38 unplaced genomic scaffold, UCLA_HA_Equagga_1.0 83967_RagTag, whole genome shotgun sequence nucleotide sequence ATGGAAGTACATCCCCACCTTCTTCTACTTGGGAAAGGGTTCTCGATCAGATGTTCAGATCTAACTGGGCGCCCTGTGTCTTACCCGCAGGCCTCGGAGAATGCGGGAGCCATGAGGACTTCGGGACCTGTGGAGGGGTGTCCGTGCCCCCAGACACCCtcactctctgccctctctgccGGCAGGTCAGGCAGCAGCATTCAACGTGAACTTCCAGCGGGCCGAGGGCTACCCCATCGACCTGTACTACCTCGTGGACCGGTCCAACCCCCTGCTCAATGACCTCTTCCACGTCAAGAAGCTGGGGGGCAACCTAGTGCAGGCCCTTAAGGGAATCACCGAGTCAGGCCACATCGGTGAGGCCGAGCTCCTCAGTCCCGCCCAGAATCCCGGCCGCCCTGCTACCCACACCTCCACCCACTCACGTCCCAGGGGCGGGCGCTGGGGGCTCAAGACACAGTGTCTCCGGGGGTGTCCGCACCGAGGCCACtcctgctcacacacacacaccacaagcCATCCTGCTTTCTCCCCTGGCTGGCTCAAGGTAGGGAAACCGAGGCTCTGCCCTTGGGGGCCACCCAAGGCTCACGGGTACGCCCTACCACAAGCCTCTCCCACTCATCCTGCCCCCGCCTCAGGCTTAGGGTCCCTCATCAACACGCACCCTGAGAAGATGCAGGACCCGTGCCCCGACCAGGAGAAGGCGTGCCAGCCCCCACTCGCCTTCAGGCACGTGGTGAAGCTCACCGATTCCAACCAGTTCCAGACAGAGGTCGGGAAGCAGCTGATTTCTGGACACCGGGATGCCCCCCAGGACGGGCTGCACGCCCTGATGCAAGTGGCTGCGTGCCCGGTACGGCCCCGGCCGCCTTGGTCCCCATGCCGAGCTCAGTCCCCATGCCAAGCTGCACCTCTTCTCCT carries:
- the LOC124234522 gene encoding integrin beta-2-like, with the translated sequence QAAAFNVNFQRAEGYPIDLYYLVDRSNPLLNDLFHVKKLGGNLVQALKGITESGHIGLGSLINTHPEKMQDPCPDQEKACQPPLAFRHVVKLTDSNQFQTEVGKQLISGHRDAPQDGLHALMQVAACPEEIGWRNVTRLLVFATDNGLPFVGSGKLGTILTLNDSRCHLENTTYKRSNEFDRPSVRQLAHKLAENRIQLIFAATERMVKTYE